One Glycine max cultivar Williams 82 chromosome 1, Glycine_max_v4.0, whole genome shotgun sequence genomic window, TATTACAAATACAATAGTCCAAACTCCAACGAGATCAGGAATATGACAGGAAGCCTTTGCTAAGAAACGAATATTACGAAAGCTAGAAAATGACAACCAAAAAAAAGATGACGTAAAATTATATAGGAATCGAAAAACTATTTTGGTGAAGATGGTTAATGTCATCCTCTTAGAAGTATAATTATAAGAGCATCACATCAGCCATGATATGACTAAACTTTACTTGGTGCATGTGGCAGCTGCGAAGTCTCTCAAATATTTGTGAACAACTGAATATTTGACTATGCATGCACGAATTTACCTATAGAATCATGGGAGAGTTTAAACTTTGAACTGTAACTGTCCAGCTAgattttttatcttcattttcGATCTAgagcattttatatatttatctgtatttaagattttaattttaaagtctGAAGCTTCAATTAAACTTCATGAACAATTAATGAACATGGATGGTTGAGTTTCAAAGAAACTAGCTAACAAACCAATATTTATCTTGCTTTCGAAGTTCTACTAATTGAAGGCATCAGTTCCGTCCTTTGGTAAAAGAAATGACAATTATATAAGCTGCACCAACTTTAACAAATTCTTGGTAAAAAAGAATACTAGTAGAGGGTATACTGTATGATCAATGAAAGTTTTGTGTATCAGGTCAATAAATTTTGTACATGGTCCAAACTTTGCTTACATTTGTTAACTCTTAATTGAAACTCTCTGCATCTTTAGCAGGAAGTATTAACAGACAATAAATGTTGAATAAAACACCGTTAATTCCATATAACACAATCCAAGGTTGTTAACAAATTCATTCATGTCTAGCATGCTGGAAGGTCCTTCGGTGGAGGCACAACAGATTGATCTTGTCCTGGACCATCTTCCACAAGAAACGCCGTTTTCAATCCCCAACCTGTGTGTAGCTCCAAATGACAATGCATGAACCAAACACCTACACAACCATAAGTACGAAAACAACATATGTCATCACATCATATCATAACAGTGTTTAAgattattttctcaatttttaagGTAGCACATGCacttaatgaaaagaaattattagACAGTGTCAGAAAGTCACGTCTATGATTTTGACTAATCTCTATGTAGCATTGACACATAAtcaagattttttaatttatccaaaaaaatgaataacaCACTATATGTCATATGGAGATTAGTTGGGATCATAATATATAATCTGGAATCACGTAATAATTTCTTCCTGAAGAATCATATACATACCTGGATTATCAGCCCTGAAACGAATGGCGGTCCAACCACCGGTGGGAACCCCAACAGTGTTCCTCTCAATAGGATCTACCAAGTTGTACTTAGCAGGGTCTTTTGCAGGATCAAAATTACCAATTCCAGTTCCAACAACAAAGAAGTTATAGCCATGAAGATGGAAAGGATGCGACTCAACAGTGAGGAGGTTGGTGTCTTGCAAAACTAGCTCCACTGTAGAATTAAAGGGAACCTTGCTAATTCTTGTGCCAACTGAAGTACCAAGATTAGCCGTTAATGGTGCACCTGTATAGTTAAAAGCAGTTAGAGGCTTATCAGGAAAATCAGTTCTGTAAACCCCCTTGATATTGAAGTAGTGAGCTTGGAGAAGCGCGGTTTGAGGCATCACAAAAGAGACATTGTTTAAGGAAGCAAGTAGCCGAGTTCCATTGACGCATGTGGGGCAagaattcttggccaaaccgaTGGTGTAAAAGAGGTTTCGATCAACTTTGAGTGGAACATTAGCAGGGTACTGAGGAGTGTTTAGGCTTCTTAATTTCTTGTTGTAACTCAAAGCAAAACGTGTGTCATTGGCAGCAggaagagaaggaagagaaggaaGGACAGTGTTTGGAATGCCTTTGTATTGGAATATAGCTGTTGCGGCTTTGCTATCAACTGGTATTGGTGCATCCATAAAGGTCCTTGTAGCCATGAAGTATCTTCCTGCTACTTGGTTGGCCTTGACTAGAACATTTGTGGTTTGACCAGGTGCAATTAGAATGGTTTGAGTGGTGAATGGTTTTGTGTAAACTGCATCAACCTCCACTACTGTCAAGTTGTGACCACCAATGGCAAAGAAAAGCTCGTCATCGAGGGCAGCATTGATGATTCTAAGTAGGTAAGTCTTCCCTTGTTCAACCTCCATTGCAAATGTATCTGGAAAACAAATGAACATTTTGTATTTGAGAGATTGGGAATGAAATGTTTTTTAAGCGTAGTTCTCTTTAGAGCAAAGATACTTTCTAGCCATATTTAGCCAAACCATAGACTTTTACTTTACATAATCCCAAAGTTGGCCAAATTTTGCTTACGTTTCTCTGAGCAAGGAAAGAGTGGTCCTGGCTTCCCATTGATTGTATGTGCATCTGACATATTTGGTGGCAACCCCATTTGATTCCCTTGCGTTTCAATCTCTTCCACGTCTTTGTGCCACCATTCTCctgttataaaatttttaatttgttgtattAATTTATCACAAGTAAACGTGAAGGTTGCTCCCTAGCgagaaattattagataatCTTCAACTATCACATGTTTATAGTTCTGGTCAATTTTAATGTGacacataatcaagtttttatgaaaaaattagtAACAATAGACATGAAGATTAGTTGGAACTATGGTTTGAGaccatataataatttctccaCTTAGTCTTTTGCACGTTATATAATGAATTATGTATTTCAGAAGCTGAACTAACCTAgcagaatttcaaattctctggCTGGCTGTGGGAACGGAAATGGGGTCCCAGGTTTAGGCATGATAACAATTGCACCATACACAGTTGCTCTCAACCAAAAAATATGAGCATGCCACCACAAAGTTCCTCTTTGCCCTGTGACGTTGAAGTCATAAGTGTAGCTATTACCAGTCTGGATTGGACATTGTGTAATGTAAGCTGGTCCATCTGCCCAACCATTGCGATATTGTTTAATTCCATGCCTATAATATAACCAATATAATCCATATGCTTGTAAGAATCCCATTTGCATGTATTAACACATATAATAATGTCATGTTAAATACAAATTGGCGTACGGTACCAGTGAATTGTCATGTTATATTTTGCATGGTTGGTTACGTTGACTAGTACTCTGTCTCCTTCTCTAACATAAATTGTTGGCCCTGGAAACCTCCCATTTACTGTTACAATGGGTTTTGCATGACATAATCTACTCacattctttacttgaatctgtAGGTACAGTATAATGAATgtcatcaaaattcaaaaattaattcaaatggaTAGTTAAGAATGCTAGTTTTGACCGTAAATGCATATAATATATAACTCACATCAAATTGGTATTTTTTTGTGGCTGCTTCAACTGTAAAGGAGAACAATCCAAGAAAACCGAAAAGAATTGTTAACAAAGATTTGTGACTGCGGAAGCCCATGCCAGCAGCCATTGTTCTTCTCTTCTTAGACAACTTCGTTCAGTTTAGTATATGTGTATGATTCTATGTTGATGAGGTAGTTATGGCAAAAAAGGTGGTGtgataatatttatacaaattgCTGCAAAGGTAGGTTGGACTAAGTAGTTTGTTAAACTGAGGATAGGAAACTTGATTAGGTAACGAAATTGTTTTGCATCAAGACTTGCAAGCGATATGTTGACAAGGACTTCAAGTTCTTTGGAATGCCTTAGAGGCTGAGATTCCTAGGCCAATTCAAAATATTCACACGCacgattcattttttttctctttagttTTTAATGTGGACTGAAAGTGAGGGACACGGGGGACCGAACAAATCTTATATTATACATTGAACTAATCTTTTTCGTTAAAGGGAAGTAATGTGTTAAATGGTAAAACGTAACTGTAGGGAGAGATTGAGCAGAGATACTCTGTGTGCTGCCAAGTGGAAAATTTATCAAATGCTATCTCTTAATTGATAATTACTAGTATTTAGCATGTGAGTGGGTAAACAATCTAACTCATTCCAGGTTTTAGTTAAAAGCATTATACTTCTTAATAATAATTCACTTAGCTATTAGGATATTCACCTAACAGAAATATTTGCTTGCTTCAGGGCTTGTATCCATTCTGTGAATCCTTCGTTTGTGGACTTTCTATTGCTTGGAACCAGACTAGATTGCCGTTGCAAATAAATAGCAGAAGTTTTAAGATACTGCTACGTCAAACTAAAGTTAAGAAATGTGAGCCTTGTGTTGCTGTGTGTCTAGCCAGTAGTCATTAGTGATGATTGTTACATAAGAGCACTAGTAAACGGAAAATGGTTGTGTACACTTAAATCTCAAAActagaagagaaagaagtgataaatataataaatcatatGATATAACaagaatatttaatttagatTGAGATAAATTAAGAGTGTCAAATATGTGTttataatgttaaattattcatatgcCCGTGTTCCTAATAAACATCCACTACAAAATAAGTTAGAACGGAATGGATAGAGAAGAGAGACCGGGAGATTAGAGATAATTAAAAGTACTATAAGTATGTAATAAAACAAAGAAGAGatatgaagaaaatgaagagaaaaataggGAAAGTGGGTAGATGTGTATACTTCATAGttatattactttttatataattaatattttttttataaatgttgtTCTAACTTATTAATCTCAAGTTTGATTCATAAGTATTAAGCTCAAACATAATTATCTCtcataaaaaatacatgtgatatttaccaaaaataatatacaaatatccCATAGAAACTTATCATTGtagttaactaaaaaaaattatgtttctttaACTAAAATTTGACTTTGGTGTTAAGgaagacttttattttattttatatgctgAATCACATTGGAAAACTTTTATTAAATGAGTTACTAagattaaactttaattttaattgaaataaatacaaaaaacgTAGTtcatttaagttttattatccataaaacatttttatctaaagagtcaataatatttttgtacatATTTAATTAACCCTTTGTTTTGTCTTTATTGTCAAGTATTGAGTTTATTAATGACAAGCTTGtgttaacaaaaagaaaaaacttgtgaagtaaaaattatttgaattgggTAGGAAACCTTGtgaagtaaaaacaaaaagaaaaaactatagAGTTTCTGTTGAAATGACATGCaaacaaacaataatttaaaagctaaaaccaaataaaaatgttttcaaatgaatgAGCCAATAAGATATGCCCTGTAGAAAGCTCCAACACTTCCAAATGAATAGCATTAGAAATGTCACTCGGCGGGAAAAGAAATTGCGTCATAATCTCTGCTTCTATGTTTAATGCCTATTGCCCAATTTAATTATGCCACCCATAATAGACTTTGAGATGATGATCTtccaaattattttgaaacagGACAGTTTACAAATACTTCTTgctttgaaaatcaaaattataaaaattcatttttctcatGTACTAGGTTAGGGTGCAACGAATTGTCTGCAGTTACTGTTGCAACTCCATGACATGCAGTccctaaatttattttacaatattttttaaaaaagaataaagaatttaatGGTGATAATCTTctcagttataaaaaaaaaaaaggaccttAACCAATTGCATGATAACGCTAAGTCAACAATAcagccaaaaaaattaaaatatattttgaaacttTTAATTAACACCCTATCCCTATGAATTCAAAAACTTTTACTTAGATGCCTAGATGCAACTTATTAAGTATAAGATAATGATGCTCCAGTGGTAAACTAGATATACggattcaaataaataaataaaaaataaaactcagttattaaatttttaaatttttgtaaaacataaaaatacttACAGAATAATTTAAACATTAGTTATATTGTTGTTGTGGAGAGATAAAGAGGTAAGAAAGTGGTGGGTTACTGGGACACTAGATGGGTTGGGCACAGTTCTGAACAAAGATTACAAATTACATGTTTTGTAGCCCAACCCACAAACTGGGGGGTCCAACACCATGTGAACTGTGCCTCACGGCGTGCCACTTTTCACTTGTTCAGTACGACAGAAACAAAAGAAGCCCACCAATCTAATTCGTTCGCCCAAtccaaaacatcaaaataaatactctagaaaaataaaattatattcattcCTCTAAACTTTTATCcattaataatgaataatattttattttccgtGAAGTCATTGACCAAAGAAAGAATAATAACCTAATTAAAATTGAGCTTTGGAacctatttctttttctctctctttcggtCTTTCCTTATTTGTCTgctcttcaattttattttaatttttaaaaataacttaaatacatttttatctctgaaaaatacttaaattttatgattgttTCCGGAAAAAATTCACCGTTATGATCACTCCCtacagttttaaaaaattatctttatttttaatcatcgAATTCCTTCAAATGATAATTGGCATGTCCATTAAAAGAATACATCAAATCTTcacatctaaaaaaaaaacaattttttctactttttgaACTAACTATAACTAACGTAGAAAACGTTATTATTTCGACGGAAGAAATTTTTATGAGTTATATTATAAATGatgtaaaataataacattttctACTGTATTTATAActataacatatttaaaaagttGAGACACCTTAGCAATCATCCGACAGAACATAATGGTAAGGTACGTAAGGAATAGAAACAGAAATTTAAATTGCAAGGAACAAccaaaaagaatttatttttcaatgagTAATCACAAAAATTGAGTATTCttcagagagagaaaaaaaacatatttaaatcttaaaaaaaatcaaaatatatctgtCTCTCCTCTGATCTTATTTAAACTCCTCCTAGAAAACCTTCACGGTTCATTCATGTAACCAAATCTATAGAGGTTACTGAAGTGGCGTGCCAGAGTGTCAGTGTTTGACAGTAGGGTACCAAAATCGTGGAAAAGTAATGCAATGGACACTACCTGAGTTGCTTCTTACAGGTTACATCACCTGGCTCATTGATTCATTGAAGAAtctagagagaaaaaaacaagtACATGATCTCATCTCAGTACAAGGTCAAGGAGGGGGTGAAAATCTCAACGGTTACTACTTAGTACTTACTTGGCTTGGTGAATCTGTGAGGATCCTCGCTATGGATgaaaatttcctcatctgagcCACGTTTTGATGTCATGAGTCATAACTAGTGAGTGGTGATGAtctcttttttatcatttagtattttccaacacaaaaattgtttataaatgATTAAGACCACtgtagttatttttataattacttttataattGTTACACTTGGTTTGGTTTAAGACTGATAGGTAATTGTAAATGTATATAGAAAATCTATTCCACATTATAAGGGAAGATAAAAACACATGTCTTGTAAACTAATTGAGAAATGATAATGCTAGACGTTAAGCTGATACCCCAtccagaatttttatttttttttgtttaaccataTAATTGATCGAAGAGTTCAttagtataattattataattaaattaagaattaactaAACTAGTTTAGCttgtaatataattaataataaaaaatctaattaagtTGAATCCAATTTTTcagaataaattataactatacTATAtcgtatatatataatattgatcCATTAGTACTTCTAGGTTTATGAATAGATTGTAcctctcttaaaaaaaatcataaattgagTGTCTCCATATAACTATTATACAGGACAATGTACAGACATTTTGGCACCAAAACAAAAGCATGGAAAACAAGTTAATTAAGAATCAGATATTACCATTACAAAATCTCGACACGTGATatgatagataatttttttataacaaaatggATGAAACTAGTACGTAAAAAAGATAGCTAAGATGCAGgtattaaaataatagaaagaaatgaatatcatattctttcttgaagagccaaaatattattttattgatgtaaaataaatatcatatttttttagttttattgaaatatttgtTGGTATTGGGTtggtaaaatattaataataaaggttttatttttcatgaaacgccaaaaatatttttcactggATAGTAAAAAGTTAATCTCTCCACTACATAAAAATGATCAAACTAATTAAATCGCTTCAATTATAAGGgtttaaatcaattttcattctGTACTAGCAATCATTTCTTAATAGACATGTAAGGGATTTACGAAACAGGATTATTAGAGTGGAAATTTGCCTTAAAACATAAAGACAAGTATTATCATTGTAGGTATTAATTTCCGGACATATTAGCAACAACACATTGCCGAAAGTGgatgaaatgaaagttaaaacGCAATATAAAATTGCAACTGAAGAAGAATAAATATTATCCActcactctctttttttttttcttttttttttaagaaaaaggaaagagtacagtggagagaaaagaaaaagatcatgCCAGCTACTCCTTTCAAACATGAGTACTGAATTTGAACTAGCCCCACCACTAGGAGGAAGCTTCTATCTTGAACACCATAATGTTCAAGTGATAATTCATgaacatgtaaaaaaataaattgcaaaaaaagccattatgtttaaaaatttataaaatattaacacacgacataaaaaataaagaagctctaaaaaaaacttatgagtAATATCCAAAGAGACACAAAGTGAGAAATGAGACCATGCTTCTTTGAGTAATAGATAGAAGATAAATGTCCAAGATAGGACAGTGGAGACGCAGCACGTGCAAGTGGGAAGTGTGTTCTTCTGCTCTGTTCTGCTTCCTCCAACGTCCAACCAACAACCCCACGCTCCTCCTCTTCTTGTTCACTACTCCTTGAACCAATTCACGTCATATCATATCactggcttttttttttaatggataagaaatcaattaataaatgatattttattaaaatta contains:
- the LOC100820452 gene encoding laccase-11 is translated as MAAGMGFRSHKSLLTILFGFLGLFSFTVEAATKKYQFDIQVKNVSRLCHAKPIVTVNGRFPGPTIYVREGDRVLVNVTNHAKYNMTIHWHGIKQYRNGWADGPAYITQCPIQTGNSYTYDFNVTGQRGTLWWHAHIFWLRATVYGAIVIMPKPGTPFPFPQPAREFEILLGEWWHKDVEEIETQGNQMGLPPNMSDAHTINGKPGPLFPCSEKHTFAMEVEQGKTYLLRIINAALDDELFFAIGGHNLTVVEVDAVYTKPFTTQTILIAPGQTTNVLVKANQVAGRYFMATRTFMDAPIPVDSKAATAIFQYKGIPNTVLPSLPSLPAANDTRFALSYNKKLRSLNTPQYPANVPLKVDRNLFYTIGLAKNSCPTCVNGTRLLASLNNVSFVMPQTALLQAHYFNIKGVYRTDFPDKPLTAFNYTGAPLTANLGTSVGTRISKVPFNSTVELVLQDTNLLTVESHPFHLHGYNFFVVGTGIGNFDPAKDPAKYNLVDPIERNTVGVPTGGWTAIRFRADNPGVWFMHCHLELHTGWGLKTAFLVEDGPGQDQSVVPPPKDLPAC